A segment of the Catenuloplanes nepalensis genome:
CGCCGAGGACGACGAGATCAAGGCGGAGCTGGCCGCGGCGCAGCCGTACGACGAGTGGCTGCACGCCGGCCTGATCAACCTGGAGGACCTGCCGGCCCGCGAGCACATCGTCTACACGCACGACTCGGTGCAGCGGCGTCAGCAGACGTTCGGCTACACCGAGGAGGAGCTGAAGATCCTCATCGGCCCGATGGCGAAGGCCGGTGCGGAGCCGCTCGGCTCGATGGGCACGGACACGCCGATCTCCCCGCTGTCGAAGCGGCCGCGGCTGCTCTACGACTACTTCCACCAGCTGTTCGCGCAGGTGACGAACCCGCCGCTGGACGCGATCCGGGAGGAGCTGGTCACCAGCCTGCAGACGACGATCGGGCCGGAGGGCAATCTGCTCGACCCGGGCCCGGCGTCCTGCCGGCAGATCGTGCTGCCCTACCCGATCATCGACAACGACGAGCTCGCCAAGATCCTCTCGATTGACGAGGACGGTGACCTGCCCGGCTTCAAGGCGGTCCGGGTCTCCGGCCTCTACCCGCTGCGCGACGGCGCCGCGGGCATCCGGGCCCGGCTGATCCAGATCTGCCGGCACGTCTCCGAGGCGATCGAGGACGGCGTGCGGATCCTGGTGCTGTCCGACCGGGACTCCAACGCCGACCTGGCGCCGATCCCGTCGCTGCTGCTCACGGCCGCGGTGCACCAGCACCTGGTGCGCGAGCAGACGCGGACCCGGGTGGCGCTGGTGGTGGAGACCGGCGACGCGCGCGAGGTGCACCACGCGGCCGCGCTGATCGGCTTCGGCGCCGCGGCGATCAACCCGTACCTGGCGTTCGAGTCGGTCGAGGACCTGATCGCCACGGGCGCGCTGTCCGGTGTGGAGCCGGGCAAGGCGGTCCGCAACTACGTGAAGGCGCTCGGCAAGGGCGTCCAGAAGATCATGTCCAAGATGGGCATCTCGACGGTGTCGTCGTACTGTGGCGCCCAGGTCTTCGAGGCGGTCGGCCTGGACCGGCGGCTGATCGAGCGCTACTTCGCGGGCACGCCCGGGAAGATCGGCGGCGCCGGCCTCGGCGAGATCCACGCGGAAATCGCGGTCCGGCACGCGAAGGCCTACCCGGTGAACCCGGCCGAGCGCACGCACCGCGCGCTCGAGGTCGGCGGCGAGTACCAGTGGCGCCGCGAGGGCGAGATGCACCTCTTCAACCCGGAGACGGTGTTCCTGCTCCAGCACGCCACCCGCTCCAAGCAGTACGACGTGTTCCGCCGCTACACCGCGAAGGTCGACGCGCTGGCGGCCGAGGGCGGTCACCTGCGCGGGCTCTTCACGTTCAGGAAGAGCACGCCGATCCCGCTGGACGAGGTCGAGCCGGCGAGTGAGATCGTCAAGCGGTTCGCCACCGGCGCCATGTCGTACGGCTCGATCTCCGCGGAGTCGCACGAGACGCTCGCGATCGCGATGAACAACCTCGGTGGCAAGTCGAACACCGGCGAGGGCGGCGAGGACGTCGAGCGCCTCTACGACCCGGCCCGCCGCTCGTCGGTGAAGCAGGTCGCGTCCGGCCGGTTCGGCGTGACGACGGAATACCTGGTCAACGCGGACGACATCCAGATCAAGATGGCGCAGGGCGCGAAGCCCGGCGAGGGCGGCCAGCTGCCCGGCTACAAGGTCTACCCGTGGGTGGCCAAGACCCGGCACGCCACGCCGGGCGTCGGCCTGATCTCGCCGCCGCCGCACCACGACATCTACTCGATCGAGGACCTGGCGCAGCTGGTCCACGACCTGAAGAACGTCAACCCGGCGTCCCGCGTCCACGTGAAGCTGGTCTCCGAATCCGGCGTCGGCACGGTCGCGGCCGGTGTGGCGAAGCTGAAGGCCGACGTCGTGCTGATCTCCGGCCACGACGGCGGCACCGGCGCCTCCCCGATGAACAGCCTCAAGCACGCGGGTACGCCGTGGGAGCTGGGCCTGGCCGAGACGCAGCAGACGCTGCTGCTCAACAAGCTCCGCGACCGGATCACGGTGCAGGTCGACGGCCAGCTCAAGACCGGCCGCGACGTGATCGTGGCCGCGCTGCTCGGCGCGGAGGAGTTCGGCTTCGCCACGGCGCCGCTGATCGTCTCCGGCTGCATCATGATGCGCGTCTGTCACCTGGACACCTGCCCGGTCGGCATCGCCACGCAGAACCCGGTGCTGCGCGAGCGCTTCACCGGCAAGCCCGAGTTCGTCGAGAACTTCTTCCTGTTCATCGCGGAGGAGGTGCGTGAATACCTGGCCGAGCTGGGCTTCCGCACGCTCCAGGAGGCGATCGGGCACGCGGAGTCGCTCGACCTGGTCCCGGCGGTCGACCACTGGAAGGCCCGCGGCCTGGACCTGCGCGCCGTGCTCGGCGTCCCGAAGCTGGACGAGGGCGCTGCCCGGGTCAAGGTCCGCGACCAGGACCACGGCCTGGAGCACGCGCTGGACAACGAGCTGATCGCGCTCGCGAAGCCGGCGCTGGACGACAAGACGCCGGTCAGCATCGACGTGCGGATCCGCAACGACCACCGCAGCGTCGGCGCGATGCTCGGCGGCGAGGTGGCGCGGCGCTTCGGCGGCGCGGGCCTGCCGGACGACACCATCGACGTGACGCTGCACGGCACCGCCGGCCAGTCGTTCGGCGCGTTCGTGCCGCGCGGCGTGACGCTGCGGATCTTCGGCGACGCGAACGACTACGTCGCCAAGGGCCTCTCCGGCGGCCGGGTGATCATCCGCCCGCACGCGTCCGCGCCGTTCACGGCGGAGGACCAGATCATCGCGGGCAACACCATCCTCTACGGCGCGACCCAGGGTGAGCTGTTCATCCGCGGCCGGGCCGGCGAGCGGTTCGCGGTCCGTAACTCCGGCGCGACCGCGATCGTCGAGGGCATCGGCGACCACGGCTGCGAGTACATGACCGGAGGCACCGTGGTGGTGCTCGGCAAGCACGGCCGCAACTTCGCGGCCGGCATGTCCGGCGGCACCGCGTTCCTGTGGCGCCCGGACAAGCGCCGGATCAATCCGGAGCTGGTGGAGCTGTCCACGCTGTCCGACTCCGAGCAGGCCACGCTGCACGGCCTGGTCCGGCGGCACTTCACCGAGACCGGCTCCGCGGTCGCGGAGGACCTGCTGAAGCGCTGGTCCGACGCGGTCGAGGAGTTCGTCGCGGTGGTGCCGCGTGACTACAAGCGAGTGATCGAAACGATCCGTGCCGCCGAAGCCGCCGGCCGAAACGTCGACGAGGCGGTCATGGAGGTCGCACGTGCCTGACCCGAACGGTTTCCTGCGCTACGGGCGGGAGCTTCCGGCCCGCCGCCCGGTGCCGGTGCGGCTGATGGACTACCGCGAGGTCTACCCGGAGGCGGGTGACCGGCTCATCCAGGAGCAGGCCACCCGCTGCATGGACTGCGGCATCCCGTTCTGCCACGAGGGCTGCCCGCTCGGCAACCGGATCCCGGACTGGAACGACCTGGTCCGGACCGGGAACTGGGCCTCCGCGATCGAGTCGCTGCACGCCACGAACAACTTCCCGGAGTTCACCGGGCGGCTGTGCCCGGCGCCGTGCGAGGGCGCGTGCGTGCTCGGCATCGCGGATGACCCGGTCACGATCAAGCAGGTCGAGGTCGAGATCATCAACCGGGCGTTCGCGCTCGGCTACGTGACGCCGCAGGTGCCGGTCGCCAAGTCCGGCAAGCGGGTCGCGGTGGTCGGCTCCGGCCCGGCCGGCCTGGCCGCGGCGCAGCAGCTGGCCCGCGCCGGGCACGACGTGACCGTGCTGGAGCGCGACGACCGGATCGGCGGCCTGCTGCGGTACGGCATCCCGGACTTCAAGCTGGAGAAGTCGCACATCGACCGCCGGATGGCCCAGATGGAGGCCGAGGGCGTCGTGTTCCGTACCGGCGTGAACGTGGGTGTTGATCTTTCAGCTGCGGACGTGAAGCGCGACTATGACGCGGTCGTGCTCGCGGCCGGCGCGCTCACCGGCCGCGACACCCCGGAGACGC
Coding sequences within it:
- a CDS encoding glutamate synthase subunit beta, yielding MPDPNGFLRYGRELPARRPVPVRLMDYREVYPEAGDRLIQEQATRCMDCGIPFCHEGCPLGNRIPDWNDLVRTGNWASAIESLHATNNFPEFTGRLCPAPCEGACVLGIADDPVTIKQVEVEIINRAFALGYVTPQVPVAKSGKRVAVVGSGPAGLAAAQQLARAGHDVTVLERDDRIGGLLRYGIPDFKLEKSHIDRRMAQMEAEGVVFRTGVNVGVDLSAADVKRDYDAVVLAAGALTGRDTPETPGRDLRGVHLAMEHLVPANRVVAGLQETAPIDAAGKSVVIIGGGDTAADCLGVAHRQGAAAVYQLDIYPEPPATRAGIRDPWPTWPYVLRNYPAHEEGGVREFAVAVQEFVDDGTGQVKGVRIAEVEVTKVDGRRILTIKPGSERELPADLVLLAIGFEGTERQPLLEQFGIERNRRGAIDANDGWQTAADGVFVAGDMHRGASLIVWAIAEGRAAAAAVHSYLGAPGELPAPVGSTANSLSV
- the gltB gene encoding glutamate synthase large subunit, with product MYDPSFEHDACGFAFVADLHGRRSHDVVAKGVSALIRLDHRGARGAETNTGDGAGIMIQVPDEFFRAVAGFALPPAGQYATGLVFLPRDEADAARATRIFEKYALVEGADVLGWRDVPVVNDDLGASAEAARPLIRQVFIAAEQLASRDGIPAGTPLSGLDLERVAFCVRKQAERETAERGIPAYFPSLSSRTFVYKGMLTPDQLPVFFPDLSDERVTSAISLVHSRFSTNTFPSWPLAHPYRLIAHNGEINTIRGNKNWMAAREAALQSRNLPGTIKRLFPVCPPDASDSANFDAVLELLHLSGRSIPHAVLMMIPEAWENDPDMDPAKRSFYRFHSSLMEPWDGPAAVAFTDGSVVGAVLDRNGLRPGRWWRTEDGLVVVGSEAGVLDLDPATVVAKGRLQPGRMFLVDTVAGKIAEDDEIKAELAAAQPYDEWLHAGLINLEDLPAREHIVYTHDSVQRRQQTFGYTEEELKILIGPMAKAGAEPLGSMGTDTPISPLSKRPRLLYDYFHQLFAQVTNPPLDAIREELVTSLQTTIGPEGNLLDPGPASCRQIVLPYPIIDNDELAKILSIDEDGDLPGFKAVRVSGLYPLRDGAAGIRARLIQICRHVSEAIEDGVRILVLSDRDSNADLAPIPSLLLTAAVHQHLVREQTRTRVALVVETGDAREVHHAAALIGFGAAAINPYLAFESVEDLIATGALSGVEPGKAVRNYVKALGKGVQKIMSKMGISTVSSYCGAQVFEAVGLDRRLIERYFAGTPGKIGGAGLGEIHAEIAVRHAKAYPVNPAERTHRALEVGGEYQWRREGEMHLFNPETVFLLQHATRSKQYDVFRRYTAKVDALAAEGGHLRGLFTFRKSTPIPLDEVEPASEIVKRFATGAMSYGSISAESHETLAIAMNNLGGKSNTGEGGEDVERLYDPARRSSVKQVASGRFGVTTEYLVNADDIQIKMAQGAKPGEGGQLPGYKVYPWVAKTRHATPGVGLISPPPHHDIYSIEDLAQLVHDLKNVNPASRVHVKLVSESGVGTVAAGVAKLKADVVLISGHDGGTGASPMNSLKHAGTPWELGLAETQQTLLLNKLRDRITVQVDGQLKTGRDVIVAALLGAEEFGFATAPLIVSGCIMMRVCHLDTCPVGIATQNPVLRERFTGKPEFVENFFLFIAEEVREYLAELGFRTLQEAIGHAESLDLVPAVDHWKARGLDLRAVLGVPKLDEGAARVKVRDQDHGLEHALDNELIALAKPALDDKTPVSIDVRIRNDHRSVGAMLGGEVARRFGGAGLPDDTIDVTLHGTAGQSFGAFVPRGVTLRIFGDANDYVAKGLSGGRVIIRPHASAPFTAEDQIIAGNTILYGATQGELFIRGRAGERFAVRNSGATAIVEGIGDHGCEYMTGGTVVVLGKHGRNFAAGMSGGTAFLWRPDKRRINPELVELSTLSDSEQATLHGLVRRHFTETGSAVAEDLLKRWSDAVEEFVAVVPRDYKRVIETIRAAEAAGRNVDEAVMEVARA